The following coding sequences are from one Kallotenue papyrolyticum window:
- a CDS encoding ABC transporter ATP-binding protein translates to MHAQIQRAPGAAVPRGGLGRAIGYIRHQRRSAALAYGALVIATLAQLAVPQLVQNMIDAVTNGAIARAILNDVPASLQASAAQRVGKTLEQLRLEQNTAESLLINAALIIVAFAVLRGVFAFVQAFMAEKTSQGLAFDLRNAIFARVQRLSFSYYDRNQTGQIMIRATDDVEKVRLFIAQGLVLAAQSFLLLAGALIILFWTNWRLTLVIVPLMPIALVLFMLFGRISQPLFVAVQARLSRLNTILQENLAGIKVVKAFTREPYEAQRFDSAATAVMEQQLRVSRVFSFLFPVIFLVAQLGQAAILYWGGAQILNGTLDLGAYQKFSLYLVYVFFPLGQLGFIISLMAQASASAGRIFEILDTQSEITEKPDAITLPPIKGRVEFRNVTFRYFGSSQPVLADVSFVAEPGQTVALLGATGSGKSTIINLIPRFYDVSAGAVLIDGYDVRDVTLDSLRSQIGIVLQETNLFSGTIRDNIAFGRPEATLEEVIAAAKAAAAHEFIMSFPQGYDTPVGERGATLSGGQKQRIAIARALLLDPRLLILDDSTSSVDLLTEYRIQQALDNLMRGRTSFVIAQRISTVRNADQILVLDKGRIVARGTHAELIESSPIYAEIYNSQLVEDAVVS, encoded by the coding sequence GTGCACGCACAGATACAACGCGCACCCGGCGCTGCCGTCCCCCGCGGCGGCCTGGGCCGTGCGATCGGCTATATCCGCCACCAGCGGCGCTCGGCGGCGTTGGCGTATGGCGCTTTGGTGATCGCCACGCTGGCACAACTGGCCGTGCCACAACTGGTCCAAAACATGATCGATGCTGTGACCAACGGCGCGATCGCCCGCGCCATTCTGAATGATGTCCCGGCATCGCTTCAGGCCAGCGCCGCACAGCGCGTCGGCAAAACGCTCGAGCAGCTGCGGCTGGAGCAGAACACCGCCGAGTCGCTGCTGATCAACGCGGCGTTGATCATTGTGGCCTTCGCGGTGCTGCGCGGCGTCTTCGCCTTCGTGCAGGCGTTCATGGCCGAGAAGACCTCGCAAGGGCTGGCCTTTGATCTGCGCAACGCGATCTTTGCCCGCGTGCAGCGCCTGTCGTTCTCCTACTACGACCGCAACCAGACCGGCCAGATCATGATCCGCGCCACGGACGACGTCGAAAAGGTACGGCTGTTTATCGCGCAAGGGCTGGTGCTGGCCGCGCAATCCTTCCTGCTGCTGGCGGGCGCGCTGATCATCCTTTTCTGGACCAACTGGCGGCTCACGCTGGTGATCGTGCCGCTGATGCCCATCGCACTGGTGTTGTTCATGCTCTTCGGCCGCATCAGCCAGCCGCTGTTTGTTGCCGTGCAGGCCCGACTGTCGCGCCTGAACACGATCCTGCAAGAAAACCTGGCCGGCATCAAAGTGGTCAAAGCCTTTACGCGCGAGCCCTACGAGGCGCAGCGCTTCGACAGCGCGGCAACCGCGGTGATGGAACAGCAACTGCGCGTCAGTCGCGTCTTCTCCTTTTTATTTCCGGTCATCTTTCTGGTAGCGCAGCTCGGGCAGGCGGCGATTCTCTACTGGGGCGGTGCGCAGATCCTCAACGGCACCCTCGACCTGGGCGCCTACCAGAAGTTTAGCCTCTACCTGGTGTATGTCTTCTTTCCGCTCGGGCAGCTTGGTTTCATCATTTCCTTGATGGCGCAGGCCTCGGCATCGGCGGGACGCATCTTCGAAATCCTGGACACCCAGAGCGAGATCACCGAGAAGCCGGATGCCATCACCCTACCGCCGATCAAGGGACGCGTCGAGTTCCGCAACGTCACCTTTCGCTACTTCGGCAGCAGCCAGCCCGTGCTCGCCGACGTCAGCTTCGTAGCTGAGCCAGGGCAGACGGTCGCACTGCTAGGCGCGACCGGCAGCGGCAAATCCACAATCATCAACCTGATCCCGCGCTTCTACGACGTCAGCGCGGGCGCGGTGCTGATCGACGGCTACGACGTGCGCGATGTCACACTCGACAGCTTGCGGTCGCAGATCGGCATCGTATTGCAGGAGACCAACCTCTTCAGCGGCACGATCCGTGACAACATCGCCTTTGGACGGCCAGAAGCGACGCTGGAGGAGGTGATCGCCGCGGCCAAGGCCGCCGCCGCGCACGAGTTCATCATGAGCTTTCCCCAGGGCTACGATACGCCGGTGGGCGAGCGCGGCGCAACGCTGTCGGGCGGGCAGAAGCAGCGCATTGCCATCGCGCGCGCCCTGCTGCTCGATCCGCGCCTCCTGATTCTCGACGACTCGACCAGCAGCGTCGATCTGCTGACCGAGTACCGCATCCAGCAGGCGCTCGACAACCTAATGCGCGGTCGCACCAGCTTTGTGATCGCCCAGCGCATCAGCACCGTGCGCAACGCCGATCAGATCCTGGTGCTGGATAAAGGCCGCATCGTGGCGCGCGGCACGCACGCAGAACTGATCGAATCCAGCCCGATCTACGCCGAAATCTACAACTCCCAACTGGTTGAAGATGCGGTCGTTTCCTGA
- a CDS encoding MarR family transcriptional regulator — translation MDQLTANAQRMLQLLAQMRDLRPGPAVEALKRLNLSPSHMRALQILMPDRALPLKELAEQLHMTPPSVTALTRRLVQTGLAQRRPHPEDSRIVLLSLTDAGRALYERVTQEHIQRVERLLQGLSAAEQQQFLDLLERAVQALRSADQAEDAAFPPATSQAHKEA, via the coding sequence ATGGACCAGTTGACCGCCAACGCCCAGCGCATGCTCCAACTCCTCGCCCAGATGCGCGACCTACGGCCCGGACCGGCAGTGGAAGCGCTTAAGCGGCTGAATCTCTCGCCGTCGCATATGCGCGCGCTGCAGATCCTGATGCCGGACCGCGCGCTACCGCTCAAGGAGCTGGCCGAGCAGCTCCACATGACGCCACCCTCGGTGACGGCGCTGACGCGACGGCTGGTGCAGACCGGGCTGGCGCAGCGCAGGCCGCATCCAGAGGATAGCCGCATCGTGCTGCTGTCGCTGACGGATGCCGGGCGGGCGCTGTACGAACGGGTCACACAGGAACACATCCAACGCGTGGAACGGCTGCTCCAAGGGCTCAGCGCCGCGGAGCAACAACAGTTCCTCGATCTGCTGGAGCGTGCCGTCCAAGCTCTGCGCTCTGCGGATCAGGCTGAGGACGCCGCGTTTCCACCGGCCACAAGCCAGGCACACAAGGAGGCCTAG